A window from Gemmatimonadaceae bacterium encodes these proteins:
- a CDS encoding 1-acyl-sn-glycerol-3-phosphate acyltransferase, with product MIRAIIVFFTVAVMTAVCGGWVILAAIFRIKDRVGSPYDRAPRLWARGILWVSGVRIVEHNVERKRGDRHIFVVNHVANYDVLAAAASFRWIKFVAKAELFKIPLFGRAMLAAGMIPIERANRKAAFGSYSLATQRIELGASVAVYPEGTRSGTYPLRPFKKGPFVLAIQAQAPVVPVLVHGQQEVQPKGRFFVRPGTMHMHYLEEIPTTGMTYEDRDELARRTHESMAACLKQEYGVDSPPFKGA from the coding sequence ATGATCCGCGCCATCATCGTCTTCTTCACCGTCGCCGTGATGACCGCCGTCTGCGGCGGATGGGTCATCCTCGCCGCCATCTTCCGCATCAAGGACCGCGTCGGCTCCCCCTACGACCGCGCCCCGCGGCTCTGGGCCCGCGGCATCCTCTGGGTCTCCGGCGTCCGCATCGTCGAACACAACGTCGAACGCAAGCGCGGCGACCGCCACATCTTCGTCGTCAACCACGTCGCCAATTACGACGTGCTCGCCGCCGCCGCCAGCTTCCGCTGGATCAAGTTCGTCGCCAAGGCCGAGCTGTTCAAAATCCCGCTCTTCGGCCGCGCCATGCTCGCCGCCGGCATGATCCCCATCGAACGCGCCAACCGAAAGGCTGCGTTTGGCTCCTACTCGCTCGCCACCCAACGCATCGAACTCGGCGCATCCGTCGCTGTCTATCCAGAAGGCACACGCAGCGGCACCTACCCACTCCGTCCGTTCAAGAAGGGCCCCTTCGTGCTCGCCATCCAGGCGCAGGCCCCTGTCGTGCCCGTCCTCGTGCACGGCCAACAGGAAGTGCAACCCAAGGGCCGCTTCTTCGTGCGCCCCGGCACCATGCACATGCACTACCTCGAGGAGATCCCCACCACGGGGATGACCTACGAGGACCGCGATGAACTCGCGCGCCGCACCCACGAATCCATGGCCGCCTGCCTCAAGCAGGAATACGGCGTCG